The Pseudomonas graminis region GCGCATCGGCTGGCTGGTGGTCATCTGGACCGGCAGCGTGCTGGCGCTGTTCGTGGTCGCCATGCTGCTGCGCATGTTCATGACAGCGGCAGGCATGAAGTCGCACTGAGTGATGCTCCCTCAATAAAAAAACCCGCTTCGGCGGGTTTTTTTGGCTTCATCTGTGAAGGCTACACGACAAGCCCAGCGAGCTATTTACGCGCCTTGAGAATCACGAACTTCGGCGTCGCCGCCACTTGTTCCACCCCCCGAAACAGTCGCGCCAGTTTGCTGTGATAGCCCAGATGACGGTTGCCGACGATGTACAGCGCGCCGCCGGTGACCAGCGCCGAGCGCGCCTGCTGGAACATTCGCCAGGCGAGGAAATCGCCGACCACTTGCTGTTGGTGAAACGGCGGATTGCACAGAACCACGTCCA contains the following coding sequences:
- a CDS encoding DUF2474 domain-containing protein, producing MSVKESVQHDARNPDEHRREVDPAKGKPLWQRIGWLVVIWTGSVLALFVVAMLLRMFMTAAGMKSH